A region of Phaeodactylum tricornutum CCAP 1055/1 chromosome 14, whole genome shotgun sequence DNA encodes the following proteins:
- a CDS encoding predicted protein, with amino-acid sequence MTSLVHANTRPPFWTRLTSRRKIWVGDGSTDASLQASPDDNGIIVALASGKPTVPFTAYQTVDGRDTPQAFYFVATVTALEGHLSVGVATPARVRHGYQTRGLFYNGNLTNGAAALRTSVGPYVQTGSRVGILWESFVKDDESTRIRVVVYVNDVCVGLAFDVAAERDGVTYCPCLHVTGKATVRLEFPETVPTVRTRQSVPPPVASYVGEWQLAQALVGPELGELTLPTGMVIVAQITVPSPVDAGERDATRHACYRLSIKVANTLHATLQLTGDTLEAFDGVRLVGSVASTRMMGPPPMQALEQTLCQNLPTVTKMKLTTQGWLLSGPTMELHWVPHETTLQPVTAYL; translated from the exons ATGACATCCCTAGTTCATGCCAATACACGACCACCGTTCTGGACacgactgaca TCTAGAAGAAAGATATGGGTCGGCGACGGATCAACGGACGCGTCGCTTCAGGCGAGCcccgacgacaacggcatcaTCGTCGCGCTCGCTTCCGGTAAACCCACGGTTCCGTTCACGGCGTATCAAACTGTGGATGGTAGGGATACGCCACAAGCTTTTTATTTTGTGGCGACCGTCACGGCGTTGGAAGGTCATCTATCGGTTGGCGTTGCGACGCCTGCACGCGTCCGCCACGGCTACCAAACGCGCGGTTTGTTCTACAACGGCAACCTGACCAACGGAGCAGCCGCCTTACGGACCTCCGTCGGTCCTTACGTACAAACCGGTAGCCGTGTGGGGATCTTGTGGGAGTCTTTCGTTAAAGACGATGAGTCTACCCGTATCCGTGTGGTCGTGTACGTCAACGACGTTTGTGTCGGATTGGCCTTTGACGTGGCCGCGGAACGCGACGGCGTAACGTATTGTCCTTGCTTGCACGTGACGGGGAAGGCCACCGTTCGACTGGAGTTTCCGGAGACTGTACCTACCGTGCGCACTCGGCAATCTGTACCACCTCCCGTGGCGTCCTACGTAGGCGAGTGGCAACTCGCGCAAGCCTTGGTGGGACCGGAACTCGGCGAACTTACTCTGCCTACGGGAATGGTGATCGTCGCTCAAATCACCGTGCCTTCGCCAGTAGACGCGGGTGAGCGAGACGCCACTCGTCACGCATGCTACCGACTGTCCATAAAGGTGGCTAACACGCTGCACGCTACTTTGCAACTTACCGGCGACACGTTGGAAGCCTTTGACGGAGTTCGTCTGGTCGGTTCCGTGGCATCGACCCGGATGATGGGACCGCCACCGATGCAAGCGTTGGAACAGACCTTGTGCCAGAATCTTCCCACCGTCACCAAAATGAAACTGACTACCCAAGGTTGGCTCTTGTCGGGACCGACCATGGAATTGCACTGGGTTCCCCACGAAACGACCTTACAACCTGTCACTGCATATTTGTAG
- a CDS encoding predicted protein: protein MVDTQQRHRQPPPPQRRRRQWRTGVTLAWVSLSLPSRAAWTSPRLRRVRRALPTSLCPRYTLLSSSSSSSLQAAEQYNSSPPIDPPGPYRGVFHETLVFPTHRELLALAYGESVSSAPFAIPTHDGPIYRFRVSVYPRGGGHAGSADPRGWGRKRGPERVGVYLQFLPDATDDTVDASFVFTLRGRQDPKPFDVEWRAGMRFVSLERSRLAQGRANDFGAHLLSTTMLRDLLGGADDDHDGTTSPSLHIRVTVSLHATTVPTAGVGDSRPWAPTRLLDDIRKIDSAPPSTNNIATTTNERVRVGTIVVPVLQKLAQRPRMFQQGAYPGVEYRILRIIDPHTNRDLFYSQPGADYELKPVYPLVRQLERPWPVRVNERDIPKLLTPTMYNTVSAVGSLLTALTGLLVAFVLSQAVSLFVIPSLSMAPTLAKGDVVLVDKLTPRFWGPRTNIPVGDVVFFHPPEPLQDMVVRSTGRRLAPRDLFVKRVAAGPGDVLTVDPSGSVRVNGATPAVARETCEAEPLRLIEAYLKKASPDNPDGANVRIGPGQVAVLGDCASVSIDSRVWGPLPQNDIVGRPVVRLWPPSRWGPVPGLLHAPDAL, encoded by the coding sequence ATGGTGGACAcacaacaacgacaccgacaaccaccaccaccacagcgacgacgacgacaatggcgGACGGGTGTGACCCTGGCGTGGGTGAGTCTCAGTCTCCCGTCCCGGGCCGCGTGGACTTCCCCCCGTCTACGTCGCGTACGACGGGCACTACCCACCTCTCTTTGTCCCCGCTATACCCtattgtcatcatcatcatcatcatcgttgcAAGCCGCCGAACAGTACAACTCATCTCCCCCCATCGATCCGCCCGGTCCCTACCGTGGCGTCTTTCACGAGACACTCGTCTTTCCCACCCACCGTGAACTCCTGGCGTTGGCGTACGGCGAGTCCGTCTCCAGTGCACCCTTTGCCATTCCCACCCACGACGGACCGATCTACCGGTTTCGGGTCTCCGTCTATCCCCGCGGCGGTGGACACGCCGGATCCGCGGACCCGCGCGGCTGGGGACGAAAGCGTGGCCCGGAACGCGTCGGAGTGTATTTGCAATTCTTGCCGGATGCAACGGACGATACGGTCGATGCGTCCTTTGTCTTTACTCTTCGGGGACGACAAGACCCGAAACCCTTTGACGTCGAATGGCGGGCCGGAATGCGGTTCGTCAGTCTCGAACGATCCCGTTTGGCCCAGGGACGAGCCAACGACTTTGGTGCCCACCTATTGTCCACAACCATGCTCCGAGACTTGCTCGGGGGAGCCGACGATGACCATGACGGCACGACGTCGCCGTCCTTGCACATTCGAGTTACCGTGTCCCTGCACGCGACGACCGTGCCCACTGCCGGCGTCGGGGATTCTCGGCCGTGGGCGCCGACTCGTCTCCTCGACGACATTCGGAAAATCGACTCGGCGCCACCGTCCACCAACAATattgccaccaccaccaacgaaCGGGTCCGGGTCGGTACCATTGTAGTCCCCGTCCTCCAAAAGTTGGCGCAACGACCCCGCATGTTTCAACAAGGCGCCTACCCCGGCGTCGAATACCGTATCCTGCGCATCATTGACCCGCACACCAACCGTGACCTCTTTTACAGTCAACCCGGTGCCGACTACGAACTCAAGCCGGTTTATCCCCTTGTTCGGCAGCTCGAGCGCCCTTGGCCAGTCCGCGTCAACGAACGCGATATTCCCAAACTCCTCACCCCCACCATGTACAATACCGTATCGGCCGTGGGATCGCTACTCACCGCACTCACCGGCCTCCTCGTCGCATTCGTGCTCTCCCAAGCCGTCTCGCTCTTTGTCATTCCCAGTCTCAGCATGGCCCCCACGCTCGCCAAAGGCgacgtcgtcctcgtcgacAAACTCACCCCGCGCTTCTGGGGTCCCCGGACCAACATTCCCGTCGGCGACGTGGTCTTTTTTCACCCTCCCGAACCTCTCCAAGACATGGTCGTCCGCAGCACGGGCCGCCGCTTGGCCCCTCGCGATTTGTTCGTCAAACGCGTCGCCGCCGGACCAGGGGACGTCCTCACGGTCGACCCTTCCGGTTCCGTCCGCGTCAACGGCGCGACGCCAGCCGTTGCCCGCGAAACCTGCGAAGCGGAACCCTTGCGCTTGATCGAAGCCTATCTGAAAAAGGCGTCGCCCGACAATCCGGACGGGGCCAACGTACGGATCGGACCGGGACAAGTCGCCGTCCTCGGGGATTGTGCGTCCGTATCGATCGACTCGCGTGTCTGGGGACCACTCCCGCAAAACGATATTGTGGGCCGGCCCGTCGTGCGGCTATGGCCCCCTTCGCGGTGGGGACCCGTCCCTGGACTTTTGCACGCACCGGATGCATTGTAG
- a CDS encoding predicted protein, which translates to MASCRTWTRAGWSGTLTIHHHYHHTTTALHHTTSISPAFHSAHAPYPPWGFQTRHCAAFGKHWKKQPPAPSKKPKGRPGNQTAHAPTRPTPRVSGRARQARLRKPRTPFGIPEASDAAHPNTTSASSTSTTPKTGVPPMFAWPTASPYVFVTRTAVVTAGVDHTQLFREAAEPSYDQPSLFHNGRFEYLSSVSDGSSKKPLQLPPDSDVPEVAFLGRSNVGKSSLINALMRRDLARISKQPGRTQQVHLFGIVPRAYEPHHHPRTTTAPPPRTTPPPLAAYSSICPESWQVLTQRFLRTRRRDTGNLRRLFLLVDARHGTQTIDHFVMTWLEDNDIPYTVVLTKADCVGAPQIVRMVNQICLRYAAEVGHAADGDVAPAALYMSPIVHVTSAKGGRGLAELLSTIENEFLVRNDTDEDEEFSDDEDSSVDGDSSDEDDDDDDEDSSDDDDSQYNGDSSDNDSDDDNKDSSDNDSDDDKRPDGSVRPHQR; encoded by the exons ATGGCGTCCTGTCGTACGTGGACGCGAGCGGGATGGTCCGGTACACTCACCATACACCACCACTATCACCATACCACTACTGCACTCCACCACACGACGTCCATATCTCCCGCATTCCACTCCGCTCACGCTCCATACCCGCCGTGGGGTTTCCAGACTCGCCACTGCGCCGCCTTTGGCAAACACTGGAAGAAACAACCACCCGCACCGTCCAAAAAGCCCAAAGGACGACCCGGGAACCAAACGGCGCACGCCCCGACCCGACCCACTCCACGCGTTTCGGGACGTGCGCGCCAAGCACGTCTCCGCAAACCCCGGACCCCCTTTGGGATACCCGAAGCGTCCGATGCTGCCCACCCCAATACTACCTCCGCTAGTAGTACCAGTACGACTCCGAAAACCGGGGTACCGCCCATGTTTGCCTGGCCCACCGCGTCGCCCTACGTCTTTGTCACCCGCACGGCCGTCGTTACCGCCGGCGTCGATCACACCCAACTCTTCCGCGAAGCCGCCGAACCGTCCTACGACCAACCGTCCTTATTCCACAACGGACGTTTCGAATACTTGTCTTCCGTCAGTGACGGATCTTCCAAGAAACCCTTGCAACTCCCGCCCGACTCGGACGTGCCGGAAGTGGCCTTTCTCGGTCGTTCCAACGTCGGCAAGTCCAGTCTCATCAATGCACTCATGCGCCGTGATCTCGCCCGCATTAGTAAACAACCCGGTCGGACCCAACAAGTCCACCTCTTTGGTATCGTCCCCCGGGCCTACGAACCACACCACCACCCGCGCACCACCACGGCGCCGCCGCCCCGGACTACGCCGCCGCCGCTCGCGGCGTATTCGTCGATTTGCCCGG AGTCGTGGCAAGTACTCACGCAACGATTCTTGCGGACGCGACGACGGGATACCGGTAATCTACGTCGACTCTTTCTGCTCGTCGACGCCCGACACGGCACGCAAACCATCGATCACTTCGTCATGACCTGGTTGGAAGATAACGATATTCCCTACACGGTCGTTTTGACCAAGGCGGATTGTGTTGGTGCCCCGCAAATTGTCCGGATGGTCAACCAAATTTGTTTGCGCTACGCCGCGGAAGTCGGTCACGCGGCCGACGGGGACGTGGCCCCCGCGGCTCTCTACATGAGTCCCATTGTACACGTCACCAGTGCCAAAGGAGGACGGGGACTCGCCGAATTGCTCTCCACTATCGAAAACGAGTTTCTCGTCCGCAACGAtaccgacgaggacgaggaattcagtgacgacgaggattcGTCAGTGGACGGAGACTCTAGTgacgaggatgatgatgatgacgacgaggactctagtgacgatgatgattcTCAATACAATGGGGACTCTAGTGACAATGATagtgatgacgacaacaaagactCTAGTGACAATGATAGTGATGACGACAAAAGGCCGGACGGTTCCGTAAGACCCCATCAGCGATAA
- a CDS encoding predicted protein, with amino-acid sequence MRSACCIPDSCGCPLSSSCFPTGHPSCVYSTRYRIFQRSLDSSIPNSPQFPMVNDPRVTEQLSHLGGVYRDPARVDRDATALLRSSVGERLTPIAAELYEDNGSHSTVLVLQGMIAVDFRGTTYRQLMEIYLPGRYPQRPPVCYVRLAEHIYLKNNHEHVGSDGKVDIPYLDEWTSHHHNLVELVIQMSSVFSADPPVFSRTSAATPPPPAYAAAAVYNDTRSSTTTTNSNHAWEERRIDQLRQNLTFKTQRHFVELSKETQQQVQADERHKQLLIHAESKIDAQIKALEKEKETLERHLSTTREKTIAIKAWVRSHKERLAESKEAEAVPADKLVQPASELHGQMLALAAENAALTDVLYFLDRGLYAGKLDAVAHLKQVRKLAKKQFLVQAHLIKINQVLLDRSNSRR; translated from the exons ATGCGTTCAGCCTGCTGCATTCCTGATTCTTGTGGTTGTCCTTTATCTTCCTCCTGCTTCCCGACAGGTCATCCATCGTGTGTCTACTCTACTAGATACCGCATATTCCAACGCAGTTTGGATAGTTCCATTCCTAACTCTCCACAATTCCCCATGGTGAACGATCCGCGGGTGACGGAGCAGCTTTCGCATTTGGGGGGAGTCTACCGCGATCCTGCACGGGTGGATCGGGACGCCACGGCGTTGTTGCGATCGAGCGTCGGGGAGCGCTTGACTCCCATTGCGGCGGAATTGTACGAAGACAATGGTTCCCATTCCACCGTGCTGGTCTTGCAGGGCATGATCGCCGTGGACTTTCGTGGCACAACGTACCGCCAACTGATGGAAATATACCTACCCGGGCGCTACCCCCAGCGTCCACCCGTATGTTACGTGCGTTTGGCCGAACACATTTATTTGAAAAACAATCACGAGCACGTGGGTTCGGATGGGAAAGTCGATATCCCCTATTTGGACGAATGGACATCGCATCACCACAATTTGGTGGAGTTGGTCATTCAAATGAGTTCGGTTTTTTCCGCGGACCCGCCAGTCTTTTCCCGCACATCAGCCGCCACGCCCCCACCGCCAGCCTACGCCGCCGCTGCCGTTTACAATGATACACGGAGCAGtacaacgacaacgaataGCAACCACG CTTGGGAAGAAAGGAGAATCGACCAATTGCGCCAAAATTTGACTTTCAAGACCCAACGCCATTTTGTGGAACTCTCTAAAGAAACACAACAGCAAGTGCAAGCGGATGAGCGTCATAAACAGTTGTTGATCCATGCAGAAAGCAAGATTGACGCGCAAATCAAAGCCCTGGAAAAAGAGAAGGAGACCTTGGAAAGGCATTTGTCCACGACACGCGAGAAAACCATTGCTATTAAAGCTTGGGTACGGTCGCACAAAGAAAGGCTGGCCGAGTCCAAGGAGGCTGAGGCTGTACCGGCTGACAAGCTGGTGCAGCCGGCCAGTGAGCTGCACGGACAAATGCTGGCTCTGGCAGCCGAAAACGCGGCATTGACGGACGTCCTTTATTTTCTCGACCGTGGTTTGTACGCGGGCAAGCTAGACGCCGTGGCCCATCTCAAACAGGTACGGAAACTCGCCAAAAAGCAGTTTCTGGTCCAGGCGCATCTTATCAAGATCAATCAAGTACTTCTGGACAGAAGTAATAGTCGTAGATGA
- a CDS encoding predicted protein has translation MARSFFYGFRTRLLMLFLFTTLFGLVSIHLIITSSNSVTQYEPRPAPRRESSGVFHDAKAHPEFAPKETKLKALVGLPKYAPPTSSIILIRALGNALPPRHSTNQTLDNLDFILAHEDSFPNTTRHWFVNRFVDPEMENQVLDRLRKAQESYTVIPFDLQIYDKIEYAYDQIPKDQIHLPTTRRITKKEVHLAEGQIQHNKILYVINVNGVRNAMLDYGRTHSNAEYILPWDGNCFMTRNAWSSIQSSLAENPQARYFKTPMDRLQESNEALLSDTYEPKPVEEPQIIFHRMARSNFNEQLRYGRRNKVELLVRLGVPGPWDKWSWLDSETAISDRAHAFDAVGDVPIAGWITRLNSGTFLAERSAKARGRLRNKAVTLLLERLDFRAARDLYGLTSSTLLFFNEKRLLVERAEWKAGKRKQIFRELVRLADQALLAGPWSVMDKKKFGCGISGDCHDYFHPSPYMWPQRNESGHTDWSKPFKRRDGVRAPGTSLFSSGSEQYDRSGLAAMKYNTTLLALAYSLTDNKAYVEKAASNLRHWFIHNATRMNPHLTYAQVKWKADATAVGSSYGLIEMKDVYFFLDAVKIVEKSEALSLLERDSMREWFADYLEWLVSSLQGQQEFVQDNNHGLFYDVQVAPIALYTGNIALALSRMQRSASRLLTHINTTTGVLSQELIRPTCEHYQAFTLQGWANMARMSRKIGLDYWGRFRDKATNQSILCQAMRYANPYLQKREICPGNSHSEDVRRWWPLLVDFSQHCQQPSNEGLLNVSDWIPSALRNPDIDRYLMPPMYDYGDGIAPFWNLGYHW, from the coding sequence ATGGCGCGCAGCTTTTTCTATGGCTTTCGAACCCGACTGTTGATGCTGTTTCTCTTCACAACTCTGTTTGGATTGGTATCAATTCACCTCATCATTACCAGCTCAAATTCTGTTACGCAATATGAACCAAGGCCAGCTCCAAGGAGAGAAAGTTCCGGGGTATTTCACGACGCGAAAGCCCATCCAGAATTTGCTCCAAAGGAAACAAAGCTGAAAGCGCTAGTTGGACTTCCAAAATATGCACCCCCGACGTCTTCTATTATTCTCATTCGGGCTCTGGGCAACGCCTTGCCGCCAAGACACAGTACAAACCAGACTTTGGATAATCTCGACTTTATTCTTGCGCACGAGGATTCGTTTCCCAACACAACGCGACACTGGTTCGTCAATCGCTTCGTCGATCCCGAGATGGAAAATCAAGTTTTGGATAGACTTCGGAAAGCCCAGGAATCCTACACTGTCATTCCTTTTGACTTGCAGATCTATGACAAAATCGAATATGCATACGATCAAATCCCCAAAGACCAGATTCATCTTCCTACCACAAGGAGAATCACCAAGAAGGAAGTACATCTTGCTGAAGGGCAGATACAGCACAACAAAATCCTATACGTCATCAACGTAAATGGGGTCAGGAACGCTATGTTAGACTACGGCCGTACTCATTCGAATGCTGAATACATTCTTCCTTGGGACGGGAACTGTTTCATGACGCGAAATGCGTGGTCTTCGATCCAGTCGTCCTTGGCCGAGAATCCACAGGCTAGGTACTTTAAAACGCCCATGGATCGATTGCAGGAGTCAAACGAAGCTCTTCTATCAGATACGTACGAGCCCAAACCTGTTGAAGAACCCCAAATTATTTTTCACCGAATGGCGAGGTCCAACTTTAACGAACAGCTAAGATATGGGCGAAGAAACAAGGTCGAATTGTTGGTGAGACTCGGAGTTCCAGGACCTTGGGATAAGTGGTCGTGGCTGGATAGTGAGACGGCCATCTCAGATCGCGCCCATGCTTTCGACGCCGTCGGAGATGTACCAATAGCCGGGTGGATAACGCGGTTGAATTCAGGAACGTTCTTGGCTGAAAGGTCTGCCAAGGCTCGAGGCAGACTTCGAAATAAAGCAGTCACCTTGCTTCTGGAACGACTCGATTTTCGAGCTGCTCGGGACTTATATGGCTTGACTTCTTCAACTCTCCTTTTCTTCAACGAAAAGCGATTGTTGGTGGAACGCGCCGAGTGGAAGGCCGGCAAGAGAAAACAAATCTTTCGAGAGCTGGTACGGCTGGCTGACCAGGCGCTACTAGCTGGACCTTGGTCGGTCATGGACAAGAAAAAATTCGGTTGTGGTATTTCTGGGGATTGTCATGATTACTTTCACCCCTCACCGTACATGTGGCCGCAGAGGAATGAATCCGGGCACACTGACTGGTCGAAACCCTTCAAGCGACGTGACGGTGTGCGAGCTCCTGGTACATCCTTATTCAGCTCCGGGAGTGAGCAGTATGATCGATCCGGGTTGGCTGCAATGAAGTACAACACAACACTCCTTGCGTTGGCCTATTCGTTGACAGACAACAAGGCATATGTTGAGAAGGCAGCAAGCAATCTCCGACATTGGTTTATCCACAATGCAACACGTATGAATCCACATCTCACCTACGCCCAGGTAAAATGGAAGGCAGATGCAACAGCAGTGGGATCATCGTATGGTCTTATTGAGATGAAAGATGTGTACTTCTTCTTGGATGCGGTCAAAATTGTGGAAAAATCGGAAGCACTGTCACTATTGGAACGCGACTCTATGCGTGAATGGTTTGCTGACTATCTTGAGTGGTTGGTCTCAAGCTTGCAGGGTCAACAAGAATTTGTCCAAGACAACAACCATGGTCTCTTTTACGATGTCCAGGTTGCACCCATTGCCTTGTATACTGGCAACATAGCATTGGCATTGTCAAGGATGCAACGATCAGCTTCGCGTCTCTTGACACATATAAATACCACTACTGGTGTTCTTTCCCAGGAATTAATTCGTCCAACGTGTGAGCACTATCAAGCCTTTACTCTGCAAGGATGGGCTAACATGGCCCGCATGAGCAGAAAAATTGGCCTGGACTACTGGGGCCGCTTCCGTGACAAGGCAACCAATCAGAGTATCCTGTGTCAGGCAATGCGGTATGCAAACCCTTACTTGCAAAAGCGAGAGATATGTCCCGGGAACTCACACAGCGAGGACGTGCGGCGATGGTGGCCTCTGCTTGTAGACTTCTCTCAGCATTGCCAACAGCCCTCCAACGAAGGGTTGCTCAATGTCAGTGACTGGATCCCTTCAGCGCTTCGGAATCCCGATATAGATCGGTATTTGATGCCCCCTATGTACGACTATGGAGATGGAATTGctccattttggaatctaGGGTATCATTGGTAA
- a CDS encoding predicted protein: MSYRRCTHGRPNTNYGVESPPKRRYLLPGLIGVTHSLGGQDGAKIEPEMGQKVKAGEVAVTDIDARNAVEKLVTEGVIDRHVQAVDGHGAFVEAIIFRDLRLCGTRKWIGRGGGGGGAGTMNGMLESSAVAVAVGGEGQGRVATGSAAVETGNGGGVGAELALGLEEQDVGGQDSVWRLD; this comes from the exons ATGTCATACCGACGGTGCACGCACGGGCGTCCGAACACGAATTACGGGGTAGAAAGCCCCCCAAAACGCCGGTACCTTCTACCAGGCTTGATTGGAGTCACACATTCTC TCGGAGGCCAAGATGGAGCCAAAATTGAGCCAGAGATGGGTCAAAAGGTCAAGGCAGGTGAGGTGGCA GTTACGGACATAGACGCGAGGAATGCCGTCGAGAAGTTGGTGACGGAGGGCGTTATTGACCGACACGTACAGGCTGTGGATGGCCACGGCGCGTTTGTGGAGGCAATTATTTTCCGTGATTTGCGGTTGTGTGGTACCCGGAAGTGGATTGGCCgcgggggggggggggggggggcagGGACAATGAACGGGATGTTGGAGAGTTCcgcggtggcggtggcggtgggcGGTGAGGGTCAGGGCCGTGTGGCCACAGGCTCCGCCGCGGTTGAGACTGggaatggcggcggcgttggcgcTGAGTTGGCGTTGGGCTTGGAGGAGCAAGATGTAGGTGGGCAAGACAGTGTGTGGCGATTGGAttga